In Helicobacter pylori, a single genomic region encodes these proteins:
- the lolA gene encoding outer membrane lipoprotein chaperone LolA, with the protein MKAFLKIVMVLVFIGVACAKNPPALSKEEEILQHLQSFSASFKQVLKNEKPLVYYGVLKAKAPNWALWVYEKPLKKEIYMNDKEVVVYEPNLFQATITPLKDKTDFFTILKRLKKQADGSFKTIINKTTYRLVFKDGKPFSLEFKDGMNNLVTITFSQAEINPTIADEIFVFKPKDENIDIVHQ; encoded by the coding sequence ATGAAAGCTTTTTTAAAAATTGTAATGGTTTTGGTTTTTATAGGCGTTGCTTGCGCTAAAAATCCTCCAGCCCTTTCTAAAGAAGAAGAGATTTTACAACATTTGCAAAGTTTTAGCGCGAGTTTCAAGCAAGTGTTAAAAAATGAAAAGCCCTTAGTTTATTATGGGGTTTTAAAGGCTAAAGCCCCTAATTGGGCTTTATGGGTTTATGAAAAGCCTTTAAAAAAAGAAATTTACATGAACGATAAGGAAGTGGTGGTTTATGAGCCTAATTTATTCCAAGCGACTATCACGCCCTTAAAAGACAAGACGGATTTTTTCACCATTCTCAAGCGGCTAAAAAAGCAGGCTGACGGATCTTTTAAAACGATTATCAACAAAACCACTTATCGTTTGGTTTTTAAAGACGGCAAGCCTTTTTCGCTGGAATTTAAAGATGGAATGAATAATCTTGTAACGATCACTTTTTCTCAAGCAGAAATCAACCCCACCATTGCTGATGAAATCTTTGTTTTTAAGCCTAAAGATGAAAATATTGATATTGTGCACCAGTGA
- a CDS encoding outer membrane family protein translates to MLKFQKLPLLFVSILYNQSPLLAFDYKFSGVAESVSKVGFNHSKLNSKEGIFPTATFVTTTIKLQVDSNLLPKNIEKHSLKIGVGGILGALAYDSTKALIDQATHQIYGSELFFMMGRWWGYLGNAPWKDSRIESDAHTRNYVLYNSYLFYSYGDKFHLKLGRYLSNMDFMSGYTEGFEVEYKIKPKVALKWFSSFGRALAVGQWIRDWYAPIVTEDNRKDVNDGIHAVQLYFSSKHVKATPFFYFSPKTYGAPGIKIHIDSNPKFKGLGLRSQTLINVIFPVYAKDLYDVYWRNSKIGEWGSSLLIHQRFDYNEFNFGFGYYQTFGNANARIGWYGNPIPFDIRNNSVYGGFFSNAITADAVSGYVFGGGCIRNFYGVF, encoded by the coding sequence GTGTTAAAATTTCAAAAATTACCCTTATTGTTTGTTTCCATTCTTTACAATCAAAGCCCTTTGTTGGCTTTTGATTATAAGTTTAGCGGGGTAGCGGAATCCGTTTCTAAAGTGGGGTTTAACCATTCCAAACTCAATTCCAAAGAAGGCATTTTCCCTACAGCCACTTTTGTAACCACCACAATCAAGCTTCAAGTTGATTCCAATCTGCTCCCTAAAAACATTGAAAAACACAGCCTAAAAATAGGCGTTGGCGGGATTTTAGGAGCGCTCGCTTACGATTCCACAAAAGCGCTCATAGACCAAGCCACGCATCAAATCTATGGCTCAGAACTTTTTTTCATGATGGGGCGTTGGTGGGGGTATTTAGGCAACGCTCCTTGGAAAGACTCTCGCATAGAATCTGACGCTCACACTCGTAATTATGTGCTGTATAATTCCTATTTGTTTTATTCTTATGGCGATAAATTCCACTTAAAATTAGGGCGTTACCTCTCTAACATGGATTTTATGAGCGGTTATACAGAGGGTTTTGAAGTAGAATATAAAATCAAACCTAAGGTGGCGTTAAAATGGTTCAGCTCTTTTGGGAGGGCGTTGGCTGTGGGGCAATGGATACGAGATTGGTATGCCCCTATTGTGACTGAAGATAACAGAAAAGATGTTAATGACGGCATCCATGCGGTGCAACTTTATTTTTCTAGCAAGCATGTTAAAGCCACGCCCTTTTTTTATTTTTCACCTAAAACTTACGGAGCGCCCGGGATTAAAATCCATATTGATAGCAACCCAAAATTTAAAGGTTTAGGGTTACGATCTCAAACCCTTATCAATGTGATTTTCCCTGTTTATGCTAAAGATTTATACGATGTGTATTGGCGTAACTCTAAGATTGGCGAGTGGGGTTCATCGCTTTTAATCCACCAACGCTTTGACTACAACGAATTTAACTTTGGCTTTGGTTATTATCAAACTTTTGGCAACGCTAATGCAAGGATTGGCTGGTATGGTAACCCGATCCCTTTTGATATAAGAAATAACAGCGTTTATGGTGGGTTTTTTAGTAACGCTATTACCGCAGACGCTGTTTCTGGATATGTCTTTGGTGGGGGGTGTATAAGAAATTTTTATGGGGTATTTTAG
- a CDS encoding IS701 family transposase: MPYALRKRFFKRLALIVSTFCAISLNAKSYLFSPLPPAHQQIIKTEPCSLECLKDLMLQNQIFSFVSQYDNNNQDESLKTYYKDILNKLNPAFIASQTPTKESYEPKIELAVLLPKKVVGRYAISVMNTLLAYLNTRNNDFNIQVFDSDEESPEKLEQTYKEIEKEKFPFVIALLTKEGVENLLQNTTISTPTYVPTVNKTQLANHTEPSLSERLYFGGIDYKEQLGMLTAFISPNSPVIEYDDDGLIGERLRQITESLSIEVKHQENISYKQATSFSKNFRKNDAFFKNSILILNTPTTKSGLILSQIGLLEYKPLKILSTQINFNPSLLLLTQPKDRKDLFIVNALQNNDETLIEYASLLESDLRHDWVNYSSAIGLEVFLNTLDPHFKKSFQESLEDNQVRYHNQIYQALGYSFEPVKNESEIKKE; the protein is encoded by the coding sequence ATGCCATACGCCTTAAGAAAAAGATTTTTCAAACGCCTTGCGCTGATTGTTTCCACTTTTTGCGCGATAAGCTTGAACGCTAAAAGCTATCTGTTTTCCCCACTGCCTCCAGCACACCAGCAAATCATTAAGACAGAGCCTTGCTCTTTGGAATGCTTGAAAGACTTGATGCTGCAAAATCAAATCTTTTCTTTTGTATCCCAATACGATAACAATAATCAAGATGAGAGCCTTAAAACTTATTACAAGGACATCTTAAACAAACTCAACCCCGCATTTATCGCTTCTCAAACCCCAACTAAAGAAAGCTATGAGCCTAAGATTGAATTAGCGGTTTTACTGCCTAAAAAGGTGGTGGGGCGTTATGCGATTTCGGTGATGAACACCCTTTTAGCGTATTTGAATACCAGAAACAACGATTTCAATATCCAAGTCTTTGACAGCGATGAAGAAAGCCCTGAAAAATTAGAGCAAACCTATAAAGAAATTGAAAAAGAAAAATTCCCTTTTGTGATAGCCTTATTGACTAAAGAGGGCGTGGAAAATTTGCTCCAAAACACCACCATCAGCACCCCTACTTATGTGCCTACCGTGAATAAAACGCAATTAGCAAATCATACCGAGCCTTCTTTAAGCGAGCGTTTGTATTTTGGGGGGATTGACTATAAAGAGCAATTGGGCATGCTCACGGCTTTCATTAGCCCTAATTCGCCCGTGATTGAATACGATGACGATGGCCTGATAGGCGAACGCTTGAGGCAAATCACGGAGTCTTTAAGCATTGAAGTCAAACACCAAGAAAATATTTCTTACAAGCAAGCCACGAGTTTTTCTAAAAATTTTAGAAAAAACGATGCGTTTTTTAAAAATTCTATTTTGATTTTAAACACCCCTACCACTAAAAGCGGCCTAATCCTTTCTCAAATAGGGCTTTTAGAGTATAAGCCCCTTAAAATCCTTTCCACACAAATCAATTTCAACCCCTCTTTACTCTTACTCACCCAGCCTAAAGACAGAAAGGATTTATTCATCGTCAATGCCTTGCAAAATAACGATGAAACGCTGATAGAATACGCTTCCTTATTAGAGAGCGATTTAAGGCATGATTGGGTGAATTATTCCAGTGCAATTGGGCTAGAGGTGTTTTTAAACACACTGGATCCGCATTTTAAAAAGTCTTTTCAAGAGAGTTTAGAAGACAATCAAGTCCGTTACCACAATCAAATTTATCAGGCTTTAGGGTATTCTTTTGAGCCAGTGAAAAACGAAAGCGAAATAAAAAAAGAATAA